From one Triticum urartu cultivar G1812 chromosome 3, Tu2.1, whole genome shotgun sequence genomic stretch:
- the LOC125546293 gene encoding BTB/POZ domain-containing protein FBL11-like isoform X3 codes for MSAAGDGEDGAAAAAADTLVLEITEAAASPSSAPPPLPIPVSALAAPLPSATVLAVRADRSRLVESSSYFRALLGGSFSESGSGYVRISCDLAAAVQVLRYLFEPPGSFPISHHNFLPLLEGALFLAVESLLADCERWFRTVRSRNSSMVVPLDFIIETWYFAQKHGVTFVEDVCPGYLAQNFVQVISSRSFVHIPYDLLCSTIESPHLTVDSEKQLCEAILSWISASRQSCEQSVSNSADNQLSLLSKVRVCLLPLGFAAGTKRNCFEFGNNAVCMILNLLKDSLQTLLYTVTDDNLDSYRIRLTEYSKKIVLSGCPQLTTQFLYISALPTDLDAVFKRTIVSDVNDGCFNHYNGLVKKAKTLSFRNVRIVDLSKCPNVHFGAAILWMKWAFPELRTFIASYCLLFQFEDLQYLLLRCPWINEINLSIDTSVILSKYSIISSRSEVRRDMNQNLSSYYMQSGLYGTSVNPVFSNISKLILEGRNDITDMNLLEISMLKSSLCYINIKHCTLLTDDGISTLLLNCRKMHSMVLSYTSFGNHSIQTLCSLDPSDSFSYHKDEHAHVMAFRLQELHLEGCEGISCAAMSQLVSNMNIVKSLCLRETSLADGALCNFVGSSLEYLDISETVVSMVSLAPVIRRNSNLSCLKTAGCRNLLFEQGEVQSTSGNKYGRFLQEITSTCYLEDVEMGWAFCPVRVDDLIPSFSKVRRMTVGLGTTLPENILHALPEICPFLESLVLRFQVISDRVVRNLLESSTNLQVLCLHYCLGSLTSFSFQTMAPALRILRLQWVTPWITNDDLTILTQNCNLVELSLSGCKLLDSKIISSGWPNLACLQLEECGQITLDGVDSILDCKALEEVLLRHTGRGIGRTIITDAIRELPLLRKLALDLCDASEGGYDTPNVPEGKMMRSVRMSRCKKSAAAGRSCFGEAPPSSSIPKPVQHRETIVLEWSSRQLTTTVVEERL; via the exons ATGTCCGCCGCCGGCGACGGGGAAgatggcgccgccgccgccgccgccgacacgcTGGTCCTGGAGATCACCGAAGCGGCAGCATCCCCCTCCTCCGCTCCCCCACCTCTCCCCATCCCAGTCTCCGCGCTCGCCGCCCCACTCCCGTCCGCGACCGTCCTCGCGGTCCGCGCCGACCGGAGCAGGCTCGTCGAGAGCTCCTCCTACTTCCGCGCCCTCCTCGGCGGCAGCTTCAG CGAATCGGGCAGCGGCTACGTGCGGATCAGCTgcgacctcgccgccgccgtgcaGGTCCTGCGGTACCTCTTCGAGCCCCCCGGGAGCTTCCCCATCTCGCACCACAACTTCCTGCCGCTGCTGGAG GGTGCTCTGTTTCTCGCTGTCGAGAGCCTTTTAGCGGACTGTGAAAGGTGGTTCAGAACCGTGAGATCTCGAAATTCCTCCATGGTGGTACCGTTGGATTTCATAATCGAGACCTGGTACTTCGCTCAAAAGCATG GGGTTACTTTTGTTGAAGACGTATGCCCAGGATATCTAGCTCAGAATTTT GTACAAGTTATCTCCAGTAGGTCATTTGTTCATATACCTTATGATCTGCTGTGCTCCACCATTGAATCCCCACACCTGACTGTGGATAG TGAAAAGCAATTGTGTGAAGCAATTTTATCTTGGATTTCCGCAAGTAGGCAATCCTGTGAACAATCAGTCTCCAACTCAGCAGATAACCAACTCTCCCTTCTTAGCAAG GTTAGGGTATGCCTTTTACCTTTAGGATTTGCAGCAG GTACAAAGAGAAACTGCTTTGAATTTGGGAACAATGCTGTATGTATGATTCTTAATCTGCTTAAGGACAGTTTGCAAACTCTACTGTATACAGTTACCGATGACAACTTGGATAGTTACCGTATTCGATTAACAGAATACTCCAAG AAAATAGTACTTTCGGGATGTCCCCAGTTAACTACGCAATTCCTATACATATCGGCGCTCCCCACTGATCTAGATGCTGTATTTAAGAGAACTATAGTGAGCGATGTTAACGATGGATGTTTTAACCATTACAATGGGCTGGTGAAGAAGGCTAAAACCTTGTCATTTAGAAATGTACGCATTGTGGATCTCTCCAAATGTCCAAATGTACATTTTGGTGCAGCAATTTTATGGATGAAGTGGGCATTTCCAGAATTGAGGACGTTCATAGCTTCCTATTGTTTACTCTTTCAGTTTGAAGATTTGCAGTATTTGTTACTGAGATGTCCATGGATTAATGAAATCAATTTGAGTATCGATACAAGCGTTATACTATCCAAGTACTCGATTATATCTTCTAGATCTGAAGTACGGCGTGACATGAATCAAAATCTATCTAGCTATTACATGCAAAGTGGATTATATGGGACCTCAGTAAACCCAGTTTTCTCAAATATATCAAAATTGATACTGGAAGGCCGAAATGATATTACTG ATATGAACTTGCTGGAGATATCCATGCTGAAAAGTTCTCTATGTTATATAAACATTAAACATTGCACCCTGTTGACAGACGATGGTATATCTACACTACTGTTGAATTGTAGAAAAATGCACTCGATGGTTCTTTCTTATACATCGTTTGGAAATCATTCAATTCAAACCCTATGCTCATTGGATCCTTCAGATAGCTTTTCTTACCATAAGGATGAACATGCTCATGTTATGGCATTTAGGTTGCAAGAATTGCATCTGGAAGGCTGTGAAG GTATTAGTTGTGCTGCTATGTCCCAGCTGGTGAGTAATATGAATATTGTGAAGTCCTTATGCTTAAGGGAGACATCACTTGCAGATGGTGCTCTCTGCAACTTTGTTGGCTCTTCACTTGAGTATCTTGATATTTCGGAGACTGTG GTTTCTATGGTCTCATTGGCACCAGTTATACGAAGAAACTCTAATTTGAGCTGCTTGAAAACAGCTGGATGCCGTAACCTGCTGTTTGAACAGGGTGAGGTACAATCCACGAGTGGTAACAAGTATGGCAGGTTTCTTCAGGAGATAACCAGTACGTGCTATTTAGAGGATGTAGAAATGGGCTGGGCATTTTGCCCTGTTCGAGTTGATGACCTCATTCCTTCTTTTAGTAAAGTAAGGAGGATGACAGTTGGCCTTGGCACAACATTACCAGAGAATATCCTGCATGCTCTTCCTGAGATCTGCCCGTTTCTTGAGTCTTTGGTTCTTAGGTTTCAG GTAATCTCTGACAGAGTTGTAAGAAATCTATTGGAATCATCAACAAATCTTCAGGTGCTCTGCCTGCACTATTGCCTCGGCAGTTTGACTTCATTTAGCTTTCAAACAATGGCACCAGCGTTAAGAATATTACGGCTCCAGTGGGTTACTCCATGGATCACAAATGATGATTTGACAATTCTTACACAGAATTGCAATTTAGTTGAACTTTCGCTGTCTGGTTGCAAACTCCTTGACTCCA AGATAATCTCTTCTGGGTGGCCAAACTTGGCATGTTTACAACTTGAG GAATGTGGTCAGATAACACTTGATGGGGTTGATTCTATTTTAGATTGTAAAGCTTTGGAAGAAGTCTTACTTAGGCACACC GGTAGAGGTATTGGAAGAACCATTATAACAGATGCTATCAGAGAG CTGCCGCTCCTAAGGAAGCTGGCGCTGGATCTCTGCGATGCGTCCGAGGGCGGCTACGACACCCCAAAC GTTCCGGAGGGGAAGATGATGAGGAGCGTGAGGATGAGCAGGTGCAAgaagtcggcggcggcggggaggtcGTGCTTCGGAGAGGCGCCCCCCTCGAGCTCGATCCCGAAGCCGGTGCAGCACAGGGAGACCATCGTGCTGGAGTGGAGCAGCCGGCAGCTGACGACCACCGTAGTGGAAGAAAGACTCTAG
- the LOC125546293 gene encoding BTB/POZ domain-containing protein FBL11-like isoform X6 gives MSAAGDGEDGAAAAAADTLVLEITEAAASPSSAPPPLPIPVSALAAPLPSATVLAVRADRSRLVESSSYFRALLGGSFSESGSGYVRISCDLAAAVQVLRYLFEPPGSFPISHHNFLPLLEGALFLAVESLLADCERWFRTVRSRNSSMVVPLDFIIETWYFAQKHGVTFVEDVCPGYLAQNFVQVISSRSFVHIPYDLLCSTIESPHLTVDSEKQLCEAILSWISASRQSCEQSVSNSADNQLSLLSKVRVCLLPLGFAAGTKRNCFEFGNNAVCMILNLLKDSLQTLLYTVTDDNLDSYRIRLTEYSKKIVLSGCPQLTTQFLYISALPTDLDAVFKRTIVSDVNDGCFNHYNGLVKKAKTLSFRNFEDLQYLLLRCPWINEINLSIDTSVILSKYSIISSRSEVRRDMNQNLSSYYMQSGLYGTSVNPVFSNISKLILEGRNDITDMNLLEISMLKSSLCYINIKHCTLLTDDGISTLLLNCRKMHSMVLSYTSFGNHSIQTLCSLDPSDSFSYHKDEHAHVMAFRLQELHLEGCEGISCAAMSQLVSNMNIVKSLCLRETSLADGALCNFVGSSLEYLDISETVVSMVSLAPVIRRNSNLSCLKTAGCRNLLFEQGEVQSTSGNKYGRFLQEITSTCYLEDVEMGWAFCPVRVDDLIPSFSKVRRMTVGLGTTLPENILHALPEICPFLESLVLRFQVISDRVVRNLLESSTNLQVLCLHYCLGSLTSFSFQTMAPALRILRLQWVTPWITNDDLTILTQNCNLVELSLSGCKLLDSSSQEIISSGWPNLACLQLEECGQITLDGVDSILDCKALEEVLLRHTGRGIGRTIITDAIRELPLLRKLALDLCDASEGGYDTPNVPEGKMMRSVRMSRCKKSAAAGRSCFGEAPPSSSIPKPVQHRETIVLEWSSRQLTTTVVEERL, from the exons ATGTCCGCCGCCGGCGACGGGGAAgatggcgccgccgccgccgccgccgacacgcTGGTCCTGGAGATCACCGAAGCGGCAGCATCCCCCTCCTCCGCTCCCCCACCTCTCCCCATCCCAGTCTCCGCGCTCGCCGCCCCACTCCCGTCCGCGACCGTCCTCGCGGTCCGCGCCGACCGGAGCAGGCTCGTCGAGAGCTCCTCCTACTTCCGCGCCCTCCTCGGCGGCAGCTTCAG CGAATCGGGCAGCGGCTACGTGCGGATCAGCTgcgacctcgccgccgccgtgcaGGTCCTGCGGTACCTCTTCGAGCCCCCCGGGAGCTTCCCCATCTCGCACCACAACTTCCTGCCGCTGCTGGAG GGTGCTCTGTTTCTCGCTGTCGAGAGCCTTTTAGCGGACTGTGAAAGGTGGTTCAGAACCGTGAGATCTCGAAATTCCTCCATGGTGGTACCGTTGGATTTCATAATCGAGACCTGGTACTTCGCTCAAAAGCATG GGGTTACTTTTGTTGAAGACGTATGCCCAGGATATCTAGCTCAGAATTTT GTACAAGTTATCTCCAGTAGGTCATTTGTTCATATACCTTATGATCTGCTGTGCTCCACCATTGAATCCCCACACCTGACTGTGGATAG TGAAAAGCAATTGTGTGAAGCAATTTTATCTTGGATTTCCGCAAGTAGGCAATCCTGTGAACAATCAGTCTCCAACTCAGCAGATAACCAACTCTCCCTTCTTAGCAAG GTTAGGGTATGCCTTTTACCTTTAGGATTTGCAGCAG GTACAAAGAGAAACTGCTTTGAATTTGGGAACAATGCTGTATGTATGATTCTTAATCTGCTTAAGGACAGTTTGCAAACTCTACTGTATACAGTTACCGATGACAACTTGGATAGTTACCGTATTCGATTAACAGAATACTCCAAG AAAATAGTACTTTCGGGATGTCCCCAGTTAACTACGCAATTCCTATACATATCGGCGCTCCCCACTGATCTAGATGCTGTATTTAAGAGAACTATAGTGAGCGATGTTAACGATGGATGTTTTAACCATTACAATGGGCTGGTGAAGAAGGCTAAAACCTTGTCATTTAGAAAT TTTGAAGATTTGCAGTATTTGTTACTGAGATGTCCATGGATTAATGAAATCAATTTGAGTATCGATACAAGCGTTATACTATCCAAGTACTCGATTATATCTTCTAGATCTGAAGTACGGCGTGACATGAATCAAAATCTATCTAGCTATTACATGCAAAGTGGATTATATGGGACCTCAGTAAACCCAGTTTTCTCAAATATATCAAAATTGATACTGGAAGGCCGAAATGATATTACTG ATATGAACTTGCTGGAGATATCCATGCTGAAAAGTTCTCTATGTTATATAAACATTAAACATTGCACCCTGTTGACAGACGATGGTATATCTACACTACTGTTGAATTGTAGAAAAATGCACTCGATGGTTCTTTCTTATACATCGTTTGGAAATCATTCAATTCAAACCCTATGCTCATTGGATCCTTCAGATAGCTTTTCTTACCATAAGGATGAACATGCTCATGTTATGGCATTTAGGTTGCAAGAATTGCATCTGGAAGGCTGTGAAG GTATTAGTTGTGCTGCTATGTCCCAGCTGGTGAGTAATATGAATATTGTGAAGTCCTTATGCTTAAGGGAGACATCACTTGCAGATGGTGCTCTCTGCAACTTTGTTGGCTCTTCACTTGAGTATCTTGATATTTCGGAGACTGTG GTTTCTATGGTCTCATTGGCACCAGTTATACGAAGAAACTCTAATTTGAGCTGCTTGAAAACAGCTGGATGCCGTAACCTGCTGTTTGAACAGGGTGAGGTACAATCCACGAGTGGTAACAAGTATGGCAGGTTTCTTCAGGAGATAACCAGTACGTGCTATTTAGAGGATGTAGAAATGGGCTGGGCATTTTGCCCTGTTCGAGTTGATGACCTCATTCCTTCTTTTAGTAAAGTAAGGAGGATGACAGTTGGCCTTGGCACAACATTACCAGAGAATATCCTGCATGCTCTTCCTGAGATCTGCCCGTTTCTTGAGTCTTTGGTTCTTAGGTTTCAG GTAATCTCTGACAGAGTTGTAAGAAATCTATTGGAATCATCAACAAATCTTCAGGTGCTCTGCCTGCACTATTGCCTCGGCAGTTTGACTTCATTTAGCTTTCAAACAATGGCACCAGCGTTAAGAATATTACGGCTCCAGTGGGTTACTCCATGGATCACAAATGATGATTTGACAATTCTTACACAGAATTGCAATTTAGTTGAACTTTCGCTGTCTGGTTGCAAACTCCTTGACTCCA GCTCTCAAGAGATAATCTCTTCTGGGTGGCCAAACTTGGCATGTTTACAACTTGAG GAATGTGGTCAGATAACACTTGATGGGGTTGATTCTATTTTAGATTGTAAAGCTTTGGAAGAAGTCTTACTTAGGCACACC GGTAGAGGTATTGGAAGAACCATTATAACAGATGCTATCAGAGAG CTGCCGCTCCTAAGGAAGCTGGCGCTGGATCTCTGCGATGCGTCCGAGGGCGGCTACGACACCCCAAAC GTTCCGGAGGGGAAGATGATGAGGAGCGTGAGGATGAGCAGGTGCAAgaagtcggcggcggcggggaggtcGTGCTTCGGAGAGGCGCCCCCCTCGAGCTCGATCCCGAAGCCGGTGCAGCACAGGGAGACCATCGTGCTGGAGTGGAGCAGCCGGCAGCTGACGACCACCGTAGTGGAAGAAAGACTCTAG
- the LOC125546293 gene encoding BTB/POZ domain-containing protein FBL11-like isoform X1, with protein MSAAGDGEDGAAAAAADTLVLEITEAAASPSSAPPPLPIPVSALAAPLPSATVLAVRADRSRLVESSSYFRALLGGSFSESGSGYVRISCDLAAAVQVLRYLFEPPGSFPISHHNFLPLLEGALFLAVESLLADCERWFRTVRSRNSSMVVPLDFIIETWYFAQKHGVTFVEDVCPGYLAQNFVQVISSRSFVHIPYDLLCSTIESPHLTVDSEKQLCEAILSWISASRQSCEQSVSNSADNQLSLLSKVRVCLLPLGFAAGTKRNCFEFGNNAVCMILNLLKDSLQTLLYTVTDDNLDSYRIRLTEYSKKIVLSGCPQLTTQFLYISALPTDLDAVFKRTIVSDVNDGCFNHYNGLVKKAKTLSFRNVRIVDLSKCPNVHFGAAILWMKWAFPELRTFIASYCLLFQFEDLQYLLLRCPWINEINLSIDTSVILSKYSIISSRSEVRRDMNQNLSSYYMQSGLYGTSVNPVFSNISKLILEGRNDITDMNLLEISMLKSSLCYINIKHCTLLTDDGISTLLLNCRKMHSMVLSYTSFGNHSIQTLCSLDPSDSFSYHKDEHAHVMAFRLQELHLEGCEGISCAAMSQLVSNMNIVKSLCLRETSLADGALCNFVGSSLEYLDISETVVSMVSLAPVIRRNSNLSCLKTAGCRNLLFEQGEVQSTSGNKYGRFLQEITSTCYLEDVEMGWAFCPVRVDDLIPSFSKVRRMTVGLGTTLPENILHALPEICPFLESLVLRFQVISDRVVRNLLESSTNLQVLCLHYCLGSLTSFSFQTMAPALRILRLQWVTPWITNDDLTILTQNCNLVELSLSGCKLLDSSSQEIISSGWPNLACLQLEECGQITLDGVDSILDCKALEEVLLRHTGRGIGRTIITDAIRELPLLRKLALDLCDASEGGYDTPNVPEGKMMRSVRMSRCKKSAAAGRSCFGEAPPSSSIPKPVQHRETIVLEWSSRQLTTTVVEERL; from the exons ATGTCCGCCGCCGGCGACGGGGAAgatggcgccgccgccgccgccgccgacacgcTGGTCCTGGAGATCACCGAAGCGGCAGCATCCCCCTCCTCCGCTCCCCCACCTCTCCCCATCCCAGTCTCCGCGCTCGCCGCCCCACTCCCGTCCGCGACCGTCCTCGCGGTCCGCGCCGACCGGAGCAGGCTCGTCGAGAGCTCCTCCTACTTCCGCGCCCTCCTCGGCGGCAGCTTCAG CGAATCGGGCAGCGGCTACGTGCGGATCAGCTgcgacctcgccgccgccgtgcaGGTCCTGCGGTACCTCTTCGAGCCCCCCGGGAGCTTCCCCATCTCGCACCACAACTTCCTGCCGCTGCTGGAG GGTGCTCTGTTTCTCGCTGTCGAGAGCCTTTTAGCGGACTGTGAAAGGTGGTTCAGAACCGTGAGATCTCGAAATTCCTCCATGGTGGTACCGTTGGATTTCATAATCGAGACCTGGTACTTCGCTCAAAAGCATG GGGTTACTTTTGTTGAAGACGTATGCCCAGGATATCTAGCTCAGAATTTT GTACAAGTTATCTCCAGTAGGTCATTTGTTCATATACCTTATGATCTGCTGTGCTCCACCATTGAATCCCCACACCTGACTGTGGATAG TGAAAAGCAATTGTGTGAAGCAATTTTATCTTGGATTTCCGCAAGTAGGCAATCCTGTGAACAATCAGTCTCCAACTCAGCAGATAACCAACTCTCCCTTCTTAGCAAG GTTAGGGTATGCCTTTTACCTTTAGGATTTGCAGCAG GTACAAAGAGAAACTGCTTTGAATTTGGGAACAATGCTGTATGTATGATTCTTAATCTGCTTAAGGACAGTTTGCAAACTCTACTGTATACAGTTACCGATGACAACTTGGATAGTTACCGTATTCGATTAACAGAATACTCCAAG AAAATAGTACTTTCGGGATGTCCCCAGTTAACTACGCAATTCCTATACATATCGGCGCTCCCCACTGATCTAGATGCTGTATTTAAGAGAACTATAGTGAGCGATGTTAACGATGGATGTTTTAACCATTACAATGGGCTGGTGAAGAAGGCTAAAACCTTGTCATTTAGAAATGTACGCATTGTGGATCTCTCCAAATGTCCAAATGTACATTTTGGTGCAGCAATTTTATGGATGAAGTGGGCATTTCCAGAATTGAGGACGTTCATAGCTTCCTATTGTTTACTCTTTCAGTTTGAAGATTTGCAGTATTTGTTACTGAGATGTCCATGGATTAATGAAATCAATTTGAGTATCGATACAAGCGTTATACTATCCAAGTACTCGATTATATCTTCTAGATCTGAAGTACGGCGTGACATGAATCAAAATCTATCTAGCTATTACATGCAAAGTGGATTATATGGGACCTCAGTAAACCCAGTTTTCTCAAATATATCAAAATTGATACTGGAAGGCCGAAATGATATTACTG ATATGAACTTGCTGGAGATATCCATGCTGAAAAGTTCTCTATGTTATATAAACATTAAACATTGCACCCTGTTGACAGACGATGGTATATCTACACTACTGTTGAATTGTAGAAAAATGCACTCGATGGTTCTTTCTTATACATCGTTTGGAAATCATTCAATTCAAACCCTATGCTCATTGGATCCTTCAGATAGCTTTTCTTACCATAAGGATGAACATGCTCATGTTATGGCATTTAGGTTGCAAGAATTGCATCTGGAAGGCTGTGAAG GTATTAGTTGTGCTGCTATGTCCCAGCTGGTGAGTAATATGAATATTGTGAAGTCCTTATGCTTAAGGGAGACATCACTTGCAGATGGTGCTCTCTGCAACTTTGTTGGCTCTTCACTTGAGTATCTTGATATTTCGGAGACTGTG GTTTCTATGGTCTCATTGGCACCAGTTATACGAAGAAACTCTAATTTGAGCTGCTTGAAAACAGCTGGATGCCGTAACCTGCTGTTTGAACAGGGTGAGGTACAATCCACGAGTGGTAACAAGTATGGCAGGTTTCTTCAGGAGATAACCAGTACGTGCTATTTAGAGGATGTAGAAATGGGCTGGGCATTTTGCCCTGTTCGAGTTGATGACCTCATTCCTTCTTTTAGTAAAGTAAGGAGGATGACAGTTGGCCTTGGCACAACATTACCAGAGAATATCCTGCATGCTCTTCCTGAGATCTGCCCGTTTCTTGAGTCTTTGGTTCTTAGGTTTCAG GTAATCTCTGACAGAGTTGTAAGAAATCTATTGGAATCATCAACAAATCTTCAGGTGCTCTGCCTGCACTATTGCCTCGGCAGTTTGACTTCATTTAGCTTTCAAACAATGGCACCAGCGTTAAGAATATTACGGCTCCAGTGGGTTACTCCATGGATCACAAATGATGATTTGACAATTCTTACACAGAATTGCAATTTAGTTGAACTTTCGCTGTCTGGTTGCAAACTCCTTGACTCCA GCTCTCAAGAGATAATCTCTTCTGGGTGGCCAAACTTGGCATGTTTACAACTTGAG GAATGTGGTCAGATAACACTTGATGGGGTTGATTCTATTTTAGATTGTAAAGCTTTGGAAGAAGTCTTACTTAGGCACACC GGTAGAGGTATTGGAAGAACCATTATAACAGATGCTATCAGAGAG CTGCCGCTCCTAAGGAAGCTGGCGCTGGATCTCTGCGATGCGTCCGAGGGCGGCTACGACACCCCAAAC GTTCCGGAGGGGAAGATGATGAGGAGCGTGAGGATGAGCAGGTGCAAgaagtcggcggcggcggggaggtcGTGCTTCGGAGAGGCGCCCCCCTCGAGCTCGATCCCGAAGCCGGTGCAGCACAGGGAGACCATCGTGCTGGAGTGGAGCAGCCGGCAGCTGACGACCACCGTAGTGGAAGAAAGACTCTAG